The region CCTCCCGGAAGCGTGGGAACGTCCACCGGAACCAGATCATGAGAAAGCACAGGACACCGATCTTGGTGACCAGATACAGGGGTCCGAGCCAGGGAACCTGGTCGACGAATGGACCAAGGTAGCCGCCAAGGAACAAGGTGGCGGCGATGGCCGACATCGTGAACATGTTGGCGAACTCGGCGAGGAAGAAAAAGAGGAACCGGAACCCGGAATACTCGGTGAGGTAGCCGGTCACCAGCTCCGACTCGGCTATTGGCATGTCGAAGGGGATGCGGCTCAGCTCAGCGAGAGCCGAGATGAAGAAGATCAAGAAGCCGACGAACTGGAGGATGAAGAAAGGCGAAATGAAGTTGGCGATCGGCTGGTCGCCAAATCCTGACCATCCGAACAGTGAGAAGTCGGCCTGGGCCTTGATGATGCCGCTCAACGACATCGTGCCGGCCATGATGACGACGCCAACGACCGCCAGCACCATTGGCAGCTCATAGGCGATCAGCTGTCCGGCAGCCCGGAGGCCACCCATGAGTGAGTACTTGTTGGCTGATGACCAGCCGGCCATGAGAATGCCGATGGTACTGATGGACGAAATCGCCAGAACGTAGAAGATGCCAATGCTGAGGTCTGCGACGGCTCCGCCGTCCCAGAACGGTATGACGACAAACAGTCCCACCGTCGAGACCATGACCAGGGCCGGCGCCCAACGGAATACGGGCCGGTCGGCATCGGCCGGGATGATGTCTTCTTTCTGGATGAACTTGATGCCGTCAGCGAGTAGCTGGGCCCATCCCCATCGACCACCGGCGAAGTACGGTCCAACCCGGTTCTGCATCTTGGCCGAAAGTTTGAGTTCGGCGAATCCGATGGCCAGTCCCGACACCGGAATCAAGGTAAGGATGGCCACCAACTTGAGCGCCGTAAGCGCCCAAAAGTTCCCCTGCAAGAACTCCACAACCGAATCAATCACGCCCCGCACCTCCGCCCTTGAGCAAGGCGCGTCGGAACGACAAAATGAATCTTCACTGATGCGACCGGCAGGTCGATCCCATCGACCTGCTCACAGTTCGCCAAAGGCCACCTGTTAACCGGTCCAAAGGTCCCGCACCGATTGAAAACCGTTCCTCTTACGGTTGGGGCAGTTCGCTCACCGAGACCGACCACGCAGTTCGATTTCATCGAACTGCCAACGGGACCGAAAGTCCCGCACCGATGATTCGTCATGCTCGACGCGACCGGCAGGTCGATTCCATCG is a window of Acidimicrobiia bacterium DNA encoding:
- the nuoH gene encoding NADH-quinone oxidoreductase subunit NuoH, whose translation is MQGNFWALTALKLVAILTLIPVSGLAIGFAELKLSAKMQNRVGPYFAGGRWGWAQLLADGIKFIQKEDIIPADADRPVFRWAPALVMVSTVGLFVVIPFWDGGAVADLSIGIFYVLAISSISTIGILMAGWSSANKYSLMGGLRAAGQLIAYELPMVLAVVGVVIMAGTMSLSGIIKAQADFSLFGWSGFGDQPIANFISPFFILQFVGFLIFFISALAELSRIPFDMPIAESELVTGYLTEYSGFRFLFFFLAEFANMFTMSAIAATLFLGGYLGPFVDQVPWLGPLYLVTKIGVLCFLMIWFRWTFPRFREDQLQSVAWKVLVPLGLANIVVTAIFKVVM